One part of the Magallana gigas chromosome 5, xbMagGiga1.1, whole genome shotgun sequence genome encodes these proteins:
- the LOC105325947 gene encoding myosin-2 essential light chain encodes MSQLSEDQLSEVQETFNLFDQRGDGKIAAAQLGDVLRALGQNPTEIEVKKCGYANNPDARISFEVFIPILQTISKNRDHATFDDFVEGLKMFDKDQNGFITSAELRHILTSLGDRLSDEDVDQLFQGMEDSQGNINYEEFIKMVMNG; translated from the exons ATG TCTCAATTATCAGAGGATCAACTTTCAG AGGTACAGGAAACTTTTAACCTCTTTGATCAGCGTGGTGATGGCAAAATTGCTGCGGCACAATTAGGAGACGTACTCCGAGCCCTAGGACAAAATCCAACAGAGATTGAAGTTAAGAAATGTGGATATGCAAATAACCCAG ATGCCAGAATCTCCTTTGAAGTCTTTATACCCATACTACAGACCATCAGCAAAAACCGAGACCATGCTACATTTGATGACTTTGTAGAAGGACTCAAGATGTTTGACAAAGATCAGAATGGATTCATCACATCTGCTGAACTCAGACATATCCTTACCTCCCTTG GAGACAGACTATCGGATGAAGATGTAGATCAATTATTTCAAGGCATGGAAGACTCTCAGGGCAACATCAATTACGAAG agtTCATTAAGATGGTCATGAACGGTTGA